A stretch of the Simiduia curdlanivorans genome encodes the following:
- a CDS encoding TetR/AcrR family transcriptional regulator — MPRPKSFDQERALQAAMHCFWQRGFGASSMKDLEQATGLKTSSLYHCFESKEALFLNALDLYIAQVVQPRVQRHLLRGDPLRGIEAYFRECFLPQSPALSFGCLLINSGTELGAVHAQAKAKVAQGLRCAEQGLAQALVRAQQQGLISATVDSAVRAKQLGLLLSGMLVNCKVARASEWLAEAMASVRQLLRAN; from the coding sequence ATGCCTAGACCAAAATCCTTCGATCAGGAGCGCGCCTTACAGGCCGCCATGCATTGCTTCTGGCAGCGAGGCTTTGGCGCCAGCAGCATGAAAGATTTGGAGCAGGCAACGGGCCTAAAGACCAGTAGCCTCTATCATTGTTTCGAGTCGAAAGAGGCGTTGTTTTTAAATGCGCTCGATCTGTATATCGCTCAGGTGGTGCAGCCACGGGTGCAGCGCCATTTATTGCGTGGCGACCCGCTGCGCGGCATTGAGGCGTATTTTCGCGAGTGTTTTTTACCGCAATCGCCAGCTTTATCCTTTGGTTGCTTGCTGATTAACAGCGGCACCGAATTGGGCGCCGTTCATGCTCAAGCTAAAGCGAAGGTCGCGCAGGGTTTGCGTTGTGCTGAACAGGGTTTAGCGCAAGCCTTAGTGCGCGCGCAACAGCAGGGGTTAATATCAGCGACAGTAGATAGTGCTGTGCGCGCTAAGCAGCTGGGTCTTTTGCTCAGCGGTATGCTGGTCAATTGTAAAGTGGCGCGCGCTAGTGAATGGCTTGCGGAGGCAATGGCCTCGGTGCGCCAGTTGTTGCGAGCCAACTAA
- the moaC gene encoding cyclic pyranopterin monophosphate synthase MoaC, with protein MSQLTHLDDQGHAHMVDVGAKDNTQREARAEAYITMAAATLALITDGGHKKGDVLAVARIAGIQAAKKCADLIPLCHPLLLTHIKVELTPEPLHNRVRIESCCRLSGQTGVEMEALAAASVAALTVYDMCKAVDKNMVIEGTRVLEKSGGKSGHYVAELGSRTT; from the coding sequence ATGAGCCAACTCACACATTTAGACGATCAAGGCCATGCGCACATGGTAGATGTGGGCGCAAAGGATAATACCCAACGGGAGGCGCGAGCCGAAGCCTATATCACCATGGCTGCAGCGACGCTCGCACTGATTACAGACGGTGGCCATAAAAAGGGCGATGTGCTCGCCGTGGCCCGCATCGCCGGCATACAGGCGGCAAAAAAATGCGCAGATTTGATTCCCCTTTGCCACCCGCTGCTACTCACTCACATTAAAGTAGAACTGACACCCGAGCCGTTACACAACCGCGTGCGCATTGAAAGCTGCTGTCGACTAAGCGGCCAAACCGGTGTTGAAATGGAAGCCCTCGCCGCCGCCTCCGTCGCCGCACTTACGGTCTACGACATGTGTAAAGCGGTGGATAAAAATATGGTGATTGAAGGCACTCGAGTCCTGGAAAAATCCGGCGGTAAAAGTGGTCACTATGTTGCTGAGCTAGGTAGCCGAACTACGTGA
- the moaD gene encoding molybdopterin converting factor subunit 1, with amino-acid sequence MIQIKFFARLRDQLGQADLQLPCDNLKEVADVQAALIKLQPQWQEILSGANILVAVNQTLCHKHSAVKDGDEVAFFPPVTGG; translated from the coding sequence ATGATCCAGATTAAATTTTTCGCCCGCCTACGCGACCAACTCGGCCAAGCGGATTTACAGCTGCCTTGCGATAATCTTAAAGAAGTGGCAGACGTACAAGCCGCGCTCATTAAGCTGCAGCCACAATGGCAGGAGATATTATCCGGCGCCAATATATTGGTCGCCGTAAACCAAACCCTGTGCCATAAACACAGCGCCGTTAAAGATGGCGATGAAGTCGCCTTCTTTCCGCCGGTCACGGGTGGTTAA
- the hemN gene encoding oxygen-independent coproporphyrinogen III oxidase encodes MATPSLTPANSAETALWDSSLIARYDLSGPRYTSYPTAPQFHNLISDQDISGALARSDNAARPLSIYCHIPFCNTVCYYCACNKVITADKSKSIPYLERLFKEMAMMATRIDRHRPVDQLHWGGGTPTYLSLEQMAALMQETRKHFNLHTDDSGEYALEIHPASVTPETLKGLRALGFNRLSIGIQDFDPAVQKAVNRFNSVEEVSSLIKQARNSAYHSISMDLIYGLPKQSLNSIASTLEAVIRLSPDRLSVFNYAHMPHLFKVQKQIDETALPSANAKLDMLHYIIERLDNEGYVYIGMDHFAKPGDELARAQAEGKLHRNFQGYATHGHCDLLAFGVSAISQIDNLYLQNHKQLNHYYQALDQNLAPIAKGFAMSQDDHIRKAVIMDLICQFQVTFSDIEQAFGIEFKHYFKQALVQLISMEKDGLLRVDNQGIRVLAKGRLLIRRICMAFDAYITPETKQSFSKII; translated from the coding sequence ATGGCCACTCCTTCACTAACACCTGCCAATTCAGCTGAAACGGCACTTTGGGATAGCAGTCTCATCGCCCGCTACGACTTATCTGGGCCACGCTACACCTCCTACCCAACGGCGCCACAATTTCACAACTTGATCAGCGACCAAGATATCAGTGGGGCATTGGCCCGAAGCGATAACGCCGCTAGGCCGCTGTCTATTTATTGCCACATTCCCTTTTGCAATACGGTTTGTTACTACTGTGCTTGCAACAAAGTGATCACGGCCGATAAAAGCAAATCCATTCCCTACTTAGAGCGACTGTTCAAAGAAATGGCCATGATGGCCACTAGGATCGACCGCCATAGACCGGTGGATCAACTGCATTGGGGTGGCGGCACACCCACCTATTTATCGCTCGAACAAATGGCCGCACTGATGCAGGAAACCCGCAAGCACTTCAATTTGCACACGGATGACAGCGGCGAGTATGCACTTGAAATACATCCTGCCAGCGTCACACCCGAAACCCTGAAAGGCCTGCGCGCATTAGGCTTCAACCGCCTCAGTATTGGCATTCAAGACTTCGACCCCGCGGTGCAAAAAGCCGTAAACCGGTTTAACAGCGTGGAAGAGGTCTCAAGCTTAATAAAACAGGCGCGTAACAGCGCCTACCACTCCATCAGTATGGATTTGATCTACGGGCTGCCAAAGCAATCCCTAAACTCCATCGCCAGCACCCTTGAGGCCGTCATAAGGTTAAGCCCGGATAGGCTTAGCGTATTTAACTACGCACATATGCCGCACCTGTTTAAGGTGCAAAAGCAGATAGACGAAACCGCGCTACCAAGTGCGAACGCAAAACTCGATATGCTGCACTACATTATCGAGCGGCTGGACAACGAAGGTTACGTGTATATCGGCATGGATCACTTCGCCAAACCCGGCGATGAGCTTGCCCGCGCCCAGGCTGAAGGTAAACTACACAGAAACTTTCAGGGCTATGCGACTCACGGCCACTGCGACCTTTTAGCCTTTGGTGTTTCGGCCATCAGCCAGATAGATAACCTCTACTTGCAGAATCACAAGCAACTCAACCATTACTATCAAGCCCTAGATCAAAATCTAGCGCCTATCGCCAAAGGCTTTGCCATGAGCCAAGACGATCATATCCGCAAGGCCGTGATCATGGACCTTATCTGTCAGTTTCAAGTCACCTTCAGCGACATTGAACAGGCCTTTGGCATAGAGTTTAAACACTATTTTAAGCAGGCTTTAGTGCAGCTCATAAGCATGGAAAAGGATGGTCTACTGAGAGTTGATAACCAAGGCATAAGAGTTTTGGCTAAGGGGCGATTACTTATTCGCCGCATATGTATGGCCTTTGATGCCTATATAACGCCAGAAACTAAACAGAGTTTTTCCAAAATTATTTGA